CCGGTGCGGGAACGTCTGCTGCGGCTGCGGCCCGTCGCAGAGCGGCCTGCCGGGCAGGAGGAGGCCGCCCAGCTGCTCCGACAGCTCGCCGCCCTGCTGGCGTCCGGCCGCGGAGAGGCTCAGGCGTGGGCAGACCTCCGTGACCACTGGGCCCGCACCCGGTCCGACCACCCCTTCGTCCCGATCGCCGGGCAGATCGCCGCCTCCGAGATTTCCGGGGCCGGCACAGCCGAGGGGATCCGCCGCAGCCTCAGCACCTTGGAGGAGAAGAGCCAGGACGCCGCCCAGAAGCAGACCAGGCGCGTCCTCACCCGCCTGCTGGCGGTCACACGGCTCTCCGAGCAGACGGGGGCACCGCTCTCCCAGCTCATCGAGCGGCTCGCCGCCTCCCTGGACGATGCCGCGCAGCTGCGCGCTGCCGTCCGAACCGCCGCTGCCGGCCCCCGACTCACCCAGCTGATCCTCACCCTCCTGCCCCTCGGCGGAGTGCTGCTCGGCCAGCTGATGGGCGCCGACCCGGTCTCCGCCCTTCTCGGCAGCGCGGCCGGACTCGGCTGCCTCGGGCTGGGGCTGCTCTTCCTGCTCGCCGGCAGGCTCTGGAGCCGACACATGATCCGGTCCGTCGAAGCCCGCATATGAGGGCAGTCCGGTGATCCCCGCCCTCGCCGCAGGCGCCCTCGCAGCCGTCAGCATCCTTCTGCTCGCGCCCGGCGGACCCCGGCTCGACGCACGCCTGCCAGGGGCTGCCCCGCGCAGGCGTGCGCCGAAGAACGCAGAGCCGGGGGCGGGTGACGTCGACGCGGCATCCCTCCTGGACCTGACCGGGGCGCTGCTGGCCGCCGGGATCGGCATCGAAGCGGCCCTGGACCGGCTCGCCCGCACCGTCCCCGGAGCCGATCCGCTCGGCAGGATGCATCGGGCGCTCGCCGCTGGAGCCGGGTGGCAGCAGGCCTCCGCCCACGTGGAGCATCATCCGCAGCTGGCCCTCTACTGTGAGCACCTCAGCTTCTCCTACGCCACCGGTGCGCCCAGCGCCCGAATGCTCGAAGCCGCCGCAGCTCAGGCCCGCGCCCGGCAGCGGCACGAAGCCGAGCGCGCCGCCGGGGAGCTCGGCGTGAAGATGATGCTGCCGCTGGGCGCCTGCTTCCTCCCCGCCTTCATTCTGCTGGGAGTGGTCCCGGTGATCATCAGCATGCTCCCGGAGACGCTCGGACTGTGATCTACATCCGGTATGCCGCTACCCCGAGGGCGTGGGTGATGCTCGGGTCTTCGCCGCGCCGGGCTGCCGCCGACATCATCCCTTCCAGCATTCCGCGGGCGTCGAAGTCCCCGCCCAGGGCAGCCAGGTACTGCTCATGGGCCTCCAGCGAGGCGACTGCACGCTCCAGGGGCTCCCCGGTGACGTTGATCAGGTGGGTGGGCTCGCCCCCGAAGCTCAGCAGCCAGCTCGCACCCCAAGCCTTGAGCCCCTCCTGCTCGGCCAGGTGCGGGAAGACCCACGGGTTGTCGGCGTCGCGCACTGCGTCCACGGCCGCGAGGCCAGCGGCCCGGTGATCAGCGTGGTTGAGGCCCCAGCTGACCTCGAGCTCCCAGGTCTGGGTGAGCACCACGTCGGGCTTCACCCGGCGAATATGGCGGGCGATCGCCTCCCGCACGACCAGATCGGCCTGCAGGGCGCCGTCCGCGAAGTCCAGGATCACAAGGTCCTTGACCCCCACCTCAGCGCAGGCGGCCCGCTGCTCCTCAGCGCGCAGCACGGCGACCTCGGAGGGGAGCTCCTCCCGCATCCCCGCCTCCCCGGCGGTCAGCAGCAGGTAGGACACTTCGATGCCGTGCTCAGCCCATCGGGCGGCGGCGGCCGAGCCCCCGTACTCCATATCGTCCGGGTGGGCGACCACGCACAGCACCCTGCGGACGTCAGCATCGTCAAAGAGCGCAAGAGCGTCAGACATGCGCCCATCACACCACATCAGGTGCGTTCGTCGTCGCCGGAGCTATCTGTCCTTGTGCTTGATGCGCAGGCCGGAGTCGCGCAGGATCCGGGCCAGGTCACGCCCGGTGACCTCCACCGCCCCGCAGGCCACCAGCCGTTCGTAGTGGTGGGCCGCGACGTCATAGTGGTCCAGGTCGAAGGCGCGCGGGCTGATCCCCGCCGCGCCGGCGAACGTGTGCAGCTCCACCAGGGAGAAGTCAGAGATCAGGTGCCCGAACGCAGTTTCGTGCGCGGGCCAGATCGGCGGGTCGATATAGACGGTCATCAGAGCATGGGAGCCTACTCCACATGCCCTGCCTGCAGAGCCTCCGGCGGGCCGGCCCGGCTGGTGCGCTCCGCCCGAGTGCCCGGCATCGAAAGCTGCGCCGGCAGGAGGAGAAGCTCCGCTTCCACGCTCACGGTCACCCGCACTTCGGTCTCGTGCTCGCCGCCCACTCTGCAGTCCAGTACGGCGGCACTGTTGCGCACCGCGACCTGCTCAGCCGCAGCGCACGGGTCGCCCGTTGCCAGACCGCGGGCGGTGTCAGCCGCGGCCAGCGCCGCCAGATCCGCCGCACGGGCAGCCTGGGCGCCGGCCGCAGCCGCAGCAGTGATCAGATGGACCACCGCGAACAGCACCATGAGCCCCGCGATCACCCCGATGGCCGCCACTGTCCCGGAGCCGTCCTCGTCCGGCGTCGCGGCCCCGCCGCGCCTCATCGGCCTGATCCTCCGACGTGCTCGGTGAGGGCCGAGGCTTCGGCCTCGTAGACGGAGGACACCTCGATCAGCCCAGCGATCCGGACAGGACGAGTCAGGAGCACCCGGGTGTAGGCCCCGTCGGGGGACAGCGTGACGGTGACGCTGTCGCCGGCGGCACGGACAGCGGCCTCCTCCACGACGGCCGCCGGCTCCCCGCGAGCCAGCTCCCGGGCCGCCTCGCGCGCCGCGGACTCCAGGGCGACCGCCTGGACACCGTGGGATCCCAGGCTCAGCACCAGCAGCAGCACCGCCACGATGGACGGAAGCGCCAGGGCGAACTCCGCCGTCACTGACCCCCGGTCCCCGGGATCCTCCGCGAGGCTCATGATGCTCAGTGGCTCAGCGCAGACTCGACCACACTGCTCAGCAGGCCCTGGACGGTGTCCGAGGTGAGGATCACCGTGAGCAGCCCGGCGAACCCGACCGCGGCGAGCATCACGATGCCGTACTCAGCGGTGGCCAGGCCGTCCTCGTCCTGATGGAGGGCCTTCAGCGCGTCCTCAGCCTGCTCCCGCTGCAGCGGGGCGGGCCAGCCGGTGTTCTTCATAGGGTGTCTCCTTCACGATGGGAAAGCCCCGGCGGTGGTGCCGGGACCCTGCCCACCATCCGCGCCCGGGCCGCCCAGAGGCGGCGAGGGCGAGGGCCCTGTGGAGAGGCCGGAGCGTCGTCGTGCTTTCTCGCCCGCACGTGCAAAACCCCGGCTTCCGCCGCCGGCCGAGAGCGGGGCTCGCCGCGCAAGCGCCCGCGGAACTCGCTCAGCCCCAGCCGCGCACGGCTCGCGTGTGCCCCCACGCGGGCCGGCCTGCCTCACCTGCCTGCTCGGCGTCATGGTGCTTCAGCGCGGTGCGCAGAAGATTCAGCGCCCCCTGCTTGCTCAGCGGGCTGTTCCGGCTGCCGCATTTGGGGGACTGCACGCAGGAGGGACAGCCGTCCGAGCAGCCGCACGCCTCGATCGCCTCAGCGGTGGCACGCACCCAGTCCGCCGCCAGCTCAAAGCCGCGCTGGGCGAACCCGGCGCCCCCGGGATGGCCGTCATAGACGAAGATGCTCGGCAGCTCCGTGTCTGCATGCAGAGCAGTGGAGACCCCGCCGATGTCCCAACGGTCCGAGCTGGAGAGCAGCGGCAGCAGCCCGATCATGGCGTGCTCAGCGGCGTGCAGCGCTCCCGGCACGTGCTCCACGATCACCCCGCCCTCCTGCAAGGTGGTCTCGGCAGCGGTCAGCCACACCGCCTGGGTGCGCAGAGTCGACGGCGGCAGCTCCAGCGGCTCATCCGAGAGCACCTCGGAGGACCCCAGAGCCTTGCGCTGAAAGCCGACCACGGCGCTGGTGACCTCCACGGCCCCGAAGCAGAGGCTGAACCCGCCCCAGGGCTCGGTGCGCTGGGTCTCGATCACGCTGATCGTCGTCGTCTCCCGGGCCTGGGTGTAGTAGGGAGGGTTCGCCGGTGCCACCAGCACCGTGCTCTGCTCCAGGTCCAGCTCCTCCACCACATAGGTGCGGCCCTGGTGGACGTAGACCGCCTGCGGGTGGGCCTGCGGCTGAGCCTGTGCGGCCCCCATATCCCCGACCACAGTGCCGTCCTCCACGTTGACGATCGTGTACGGGCCGGCCCCGTCGGAGCGCAGCCTCACCCACGAGGCGGCCGAGGCGTCGTCGTGGTTGAAGAACCAGCCCCGGGGCCGCCGCCGCAGGTGCCCCTGCTGGGTCAGCGCCTCAGCCAGCCAGCGCAGTCCGGCGAACAGGCCAGCCTCCTCGATGTCCGCCGGAGTCAGGGGAAGCTCCTGGGCTGCGGCCAGCAGGTGCGGAGCGGCCACATGCGGGTTGGAGGGGTCGGTGACCGCGTCCTCCACCGGACGGTCGAAGATCGCCTCCGGGTGGGCGAGCAGGTAGGAGTCCAGCGGCTCGTCCCCGCCGATGAAGAACGCCGCCCCCCGCTGCCCGGATCGTCCGGCGCGCCCCAGCTGCTGGAAGAAGGACGCACGAGTCCCCGGCCAGCCGGCGATCACGACGACGTCGAGCCCCGAGATGTCGATGCCCAGCTCCAGGGCAGGAGTGGAGGCGACGCCGAGCAGCTGCCCGCTGCGCAGCTGCCGCTCCAGCTCCCGGCGCTCCTCCTTCAGGTACCCGGACCGGTAGGCCGAGACCCGCTCAGTGAGGGAGGCGTCCACCTCGGACAGGCTCTCCCCGGCGATCCGGGCGATCGTCTCCGCGCCGCGCCGGGACTTGATGAAGGCGAGGCTGCGCCGGCCCGCCACCACCAGATTGGTCAGCAGGTCCGCAGCCTCCACGGTGAGCGAACGCTTCACCGGTGCACCGCGGTCCCCGCTGATCCCGACGGCGTCGGCCGCCTCCCAGAGGTATACGTCCACCGCACCATGGGGCGAGGCGTCCTCGGTCACCGCCGTCACGCCGTCCGAGGGCTCGCCGATCAGCCGGGCGAAGGAGGCTGCCGGGTCGCCGCTGGTGGCGCTCGCCCCGGCGAACACCGGATCAGCGCCGTAGGCGCGCGCCACGCGCCGCAGCCGGCGCAGCAGCAGCGCCAAGTGGGAGCCGAAGATCCCGCGCGCAGTGTGCGCCTCATCGATGATCACGTAACGCAGGCGAGCGAAGAACCGGGCCCAGCCCCGGTGATTGGGCAGGATTCCGGCGTTGAGCATGTCTGGGTTGGAGAGGACGAAGTTGGCGTGCTGCCGCACCCAGGAGCGGGACTCCGGGTCAGTGTCGCCGTCGTAGGCCTCTGGTCGAATGCCGCCGGCCGGGCCCCCGGCCCCGACCGTCTCGGCGAGCTCCCTGAGGCTGTCGAGCTGGTCGGCGGCCAGGGCCTTGGTGGGGGAGAGGTAGAGGACGGCGGCCTCGCCGGTGGGATGCGCCGCGGCTGCCGCCCCGGCTGGGGCGCCGAGGATCGCCGCGAGACCAGGGAGCTGGGTGGCCAAGGACTTTCCCGACGCCGTCCCGGTCGCCAGGATCATGTGCCGCCCGGCGTGGAGCGCCTCGGCGGCCTGGACCTGGTGAGCGTAGGGCGCCGGGGCGCCGGTCTGCCGGTAGGCGGCCCGCAGCGGCCCCGGCACCCAGTCCGGCCATTCGGCGGTGACCGCCTCGCGTGCCGGGAGAGTGCGCAGGTGCCGCAGCGAGGAGGCCTCCGCGCCCAGGTCGGCGGACAGCCCCGCCTCACGCAGCAGTGTCAGCGGGTCATCCGGGTCGAGGTCATGCACCCGCCCAACTTACAAGGCGGAGGGGCTGCCTACGCCCGGGCGCCGAGGGCGGCGATGTTCTCGGCCAGACGGTCGTGGCTGCCGTACATGAAGTGGTTGCGCATGTTCTCGGAGAACCTGCTGGCCTCGGTGGTGAGCCCCACCGCTTCGGCGACCTCCCGGATGTGCATGGGGGAGGCCCCGCAGCACACGCCGAGATAGTTCACGCCGAGGTCGTAGGCCTCCTTCGCCCAGGCGCCGATCTCGTACCGGTTGGTGAACAGGGGGTCCAGGGCGGTGGGGAAGGTCCGGCCGTGCGGGGAGGGCACGGTGGCGCGCACATCGGAGAGGCTGAAGAAGGTGGGCTCCTCCGCGGTGGTGCGGTAGGGGATGGGCAGGGCGCCCACGTGGCATGAGACCTTCTCCCGGATCTGCCTCAGCCAGGGCATGATCGTCTCGGGGCCGCGGAAGCAGTTGAGCCCGACGACGTCTGCTCCGGCCTGCTCGAGCTGCTGGGCGGTCTCCACGACGCCCACGCCGTCGGCCATCTCCTCGAAGGCCATCGGGGCCAGGGTCAGCACCACGGGCAGGCCGCTGGCCTTGGCGACCTCGAGGCCGGCGAGCGCCTCACCGGCGTAGTAGAAGGTCTCGCCGATGATGAGGTCGGCTCCCTCCTCGACGGCCCAGCCGACCATCTCCTCGAACATTCCGCGGACCTCAGCCTGCTTGGCCGGGTCGGAGGGGTCCCAGATGTTGGTGTTGGAGATGTTGCCGGCCATGAAGTTGCCGGGCTCGGCGTCAGCGACGTCTCGGGCGATCCGCAGGGCGGAGCGGTTCAGCGGCTCGAGGAGGTCCTCCTTGCCGATGACCCGCATCTTTTCGCGGTGCCCGTTGTAGGTGAAGGCCTGGACGATGTCGGAGCCTGCGCGCTGGAAGTCCACGTGCAGGGACTTCAGGGCTTCGGGGTGCTCCAGGGCGACTTCCGGGACGAACTCCCCGGCGGTGAGGTAGCCGCGGCGCTCGAGCTCGAAGAGGAATCCTTCGGCGCAGATCACGGGGCCGGCGTCGAGGCGTTCGGTCAGAGAGGTGTGGGCGGGCATTGCCGCTCCTTTCCGTCGTGGACGTGAAGCTGCCACGTGCAGGAGCGGCCGAGGCGAGGCCTCGCATATACGGCCGTGAAATTTTGAACTCTTTGTGGCAGTGCCCGCCAATATAGTCGACGAAGGCCCTCAGCGCCACATTATGTTCAAATATTGTCCACTTGGGAGTGGGAGGGGCGACGGCGGTCGGTGGCGCCGGGTGCGCCGAAGACATGGACGTCGCCGACGAGCTCCCACCCGAGGTACTCGTAGAGCTCCCGGCCGTCATGAGTGGCCACGAGCAGCCCGTGCTCCACCTCCTGCTCGTGGGCGAGGGCGAGCAGGGCCCGGGTGACGAAGGTGCCCAGTCCCTGGCGGCGGTAGTCGGGGGCGGTGTAGATCCGGTCGAGGATGGCGAACCCGTCGACGACGGCGAGCCGCCCCCGGGCCGCGGTGCTCTCCCCCTGATGGACGGTGAACAGCGTCCACTCGCCGAAGTCCTCGCGGGAGGTCGTGAAATCCTCCGGCGTGATGGGGTCCTCCACGTCCTGGTGCGCCATATCGGCGATCATGATGACCTCCTCGTCGGAGATCAGCTCGAGTCCGTCGATGCTGCGCAGCCCCATGACGTCGTCCTTGGGGTCCGCAATGACGGTCAGCAGACGTTCGGGCGACTTGCCGACGGCGGAGGCGATCTTGCGCAGCTCCACCTCTTCGGGTGCGTAGAGCACGTACTCCCAGGCTTCGGAGTCGCCGGTGGGCCTGGCGGTGTGGACCCGCCCCTCGTGCGTCACCTCGTAGTTGTGGGTGCGCGCCCATCCTGTCACCCAGGTGCCTACCAGCTCGTCAGTCAGTTCCACGCCCATACAGCCACGATATGGCATGGGTCACATTTTGACCAGGGGTTTTGCGGCCTGCCGCTTATCCTGGAGGGGTGAGCCAGTCCCGCATCGTTCTCTACTACCTCTTCACCCCGCTGTCCGACCCGGAGGCGGTGAAGCTCTGGCAGCGCACCCTGTGCGAGCACCTGAACCTGCGCGGGCGGATCATCGTCTCCGAGCACGGGATCAACGGGACCGTCGGCGGTGAGATGAAGGCGGTCAAGCAGTACGTGAAGCAGACCCGCGCCTACGCCCCGTTCAAGGGGATGGAGTTCAAATGGTCGGAAGGCGACGTGGAGGACTTTCCCCGGCTGAGCGTCAAGGTGCGGCCGGAGCTGGTGGCCTTCGGAGTGCCCGGCGAGGTGAAGGTGGACGAGTCCGGCGTGGTCGGCGGAGGCGAGCATCTCGAGCCGGAGCAGGTCCACGAACTGATCGATGCCAAGAGGCGCGACGGCCTGGAGGTGACCTTCTTCGACGGCCGCAACGCGATGGAGGCTCAGATCGGCAGGTTCAAGGACGCCGTGGTGCCCGATACCCAGACGACTCGTGACTTCATCGCCGAGCTCGACTCAGGGAAGTACGACCACCTGAAGGACCAGCCGATCGTCACCTACTGCACCGGCGGCATCCGCTGCGAGGTGCTCTCCGCGCTGATGAAGAACCGCGGGTTCGATGAGGTCTACCAGATCGCCGGCGGCATCGTCCGCTACGGGGAGGCCTACGGCGACGCCGGCTGCTGGGAGGGTGAGCTGTACGTCTTCGACGGACGGATGAACACCCGGTTCAGCGAGGACGCCAGAACCATCGGCGAATGCACGAGCTGCGGCGGCGCGACGTCGACCTTCTTCAACTGCATGGACCGCGGCTGCTCCACTCTGCGGCTCTACTGCGAGAGGTGCGCCCACATTCCGGAGACCACCCGGTGCGAGAACTGTGCGGCCCGGCTGGAGGCCGACCCGGCTGACCCCAACTCGGGTGAGCTGGGCAAGCCCCGCCGTCCGCACCAGGCCTCTGCTGCCTCCGCCTGATCTCATCCAATCGTGCGTTGGACGCAGTGTGAGGGCCGACGGCGCGCAATCCGATGAGACAGCCCGGCCTCAGCGCCTGAGACATCTCATCCCAAAAGCCGCGCGACTAGGCTGTGAGCATGCCGGAGACCTCCCCTGCCCCGCCGTCGTGCTCTGATCTGGAGCTGATCGCCGCCCTGCGTGAGGATCTCGCCGCGGCGAACTTCACCAACGACGGCGTGGCGCAGCTCCTCGGCACTGAGGCGGTGGGGGCCCTGGACCGTGAGCAGGTGGTCCCCGGCCAGCTGCGCATCCTTGAGCTGCTCGAAGACCCCTCCCCTCAACACGGCAGGAACGATGCGGCGTGCGCGGCGCTGACCGCGCTGTGGCTGGTCTCCGTGGAGGTCACCGCCGAGCAGATCGATGCCGCTCTGCCCCGGACCCGCACACAGGGGCTGGTCCGGCTCGGCCTCGCCGAGATCACCGGCCCCGGCCCTGAGGACACTGCCATCACACCCCAGGAGGGGCCCCACGCTGCACCGAGCGAGGCTGCGAGGGAGCGACGCCGCGTGCGCCCCTCAGCTGACCTGCGCCCTTACCAGGTGCAGGGGGGCGAGGCTGCCCATGACCTCTGGGTGACCAGCGACCTCTCCGCGCACCAAGTCTCCGGCGCGCTTCCGCACGACCATGTCCTCGGCGTCGGGCAGGCCAGCCTCACCCTGGCGGCCGGCACCCACCGCCGGCCGGTGGGCTCCGCCCTGGACATCGGGACCGGCTGCGGGATTCAGCTGCTTCACCTGCTGGACCATGCCGAGCACGTGGTGGGAACGGATGTCTCGGAGCGGGCCCTGGTGTTCGCCCGCTTCAACCTTCTGCTCAACGCGCCCGCGCTGAGCCTGGACCCGCATCGCCTCGAGGACCGGGTGGAGCTGCTGCACGGCAGCCTGCTGGAGCCGGCGGCGGGCCGCACCTTTGACCTGGTGGTCTCCAACCCGCCGTTCGTCATCACCCCGCGCACTGGTGCCGCCGAGGAGGAGCGGTACGTCTACCGGGACGGCGGCCGGGAGGGTGACACCCTCATGGCGGAGCTGATCACCGGCATCCCCGAGGTGCTGAACTCGGGGGCGGCCGTCCAGATGCTCGGAAACTGGGAGGTTCCCGCGGCGGCTCAGGCCTCCGCTTCGGCGAGCACGGGCACCCCTTCCGCTGCGGAAGCGCCTGATGGTGACACGTTTCTCCGTCCTCGGCAGTGGGCCGAGCGCTCAGGGCTGTCTGCCTGGTTCATCCAGCGGGATCTGCAGACTCCGCCGCAGTATGCGGAGACCTGGCTGCGGGACGCCAGCGAGGAGCGTGACCTGGCAGAGTACCGACGTCGCTACGCGGCCTATCTGCGTGACTTCGAGCAGCGGGGCGTGCAGGGAGTCGGCTTCGGAATGATCTGGCTGTCCAAGCCCCGGGTCGGGCAGGAAGCCTGGAGACGCTTCGAGGAGCTGACCGGAGAGGTCCAGCAGCCCTTGGGTCCGGTGATCGGGCAGACCGCGGCACGGGCCGCTGAGGATCCGGAGTCTCTCCTCGCCCACCGCCTGACCGTGGCCGGAGACGTCACCGAGGAGCGGTATCAGCGCTTCGGCTCTGAGCACCCGGAGGTGATCATCGCCCGTCAGGGTGCGGGCCTGCGCCGGGCCCGTCCGATCAGCAGCGCGGCAGCGGGGTTCATGGCTGCCTCCGACGGTGAACTGGCGGCCGGGCAGATCATCACCGCGGTCTGCGCCCTCACCGACGCGGACGACGATTCCCTGAAGGCTGAGGTTCTGGACCTTTACGTTGACGGATACCTCAACCTATATAGTGAGGCGCAGCCGCCAAGCAGCCGCACCGTTGCACCCAAGTAGGTTCCAAGGAGATCAGTGCCTGAAGGCAAGAAGCTCGTCATCGTCGAGTCCCCGGCAAAATCCCGCTCCATCGCGAAGTACATGGGCGACGATTTCATCGTGGATGCCTCGGCGGGGCACATCCGTGACCTCCCGCAGCCCTCGGAGCTGCCGGATGACATGAAGAAGGGCCCCTTCGGCAAGTTTGCCGTGAACCCCGATGAGGGGTTCGAGCCCTACTATGTGATCTCCGACTCCAAGAAGTCCAAGGTTCGGGAGCTCAAGCAGCGGCTGAAAGAGGCCGACGAGCTCTACCTCGCAACGGATGCTGATAGGGAGGGCGAGGCGATCGCCTGGCACCTCTACGAGGTGCTCAAGCCCAAAGTCCCCACCTACCGGCTGACCTTCACGGAGATCACCAAGGAGGGGATCCGTCGTGCGATGGAGTCCCCCCGGGAGATCGACACGGACCTGGTGGACGCCCAGGAGACCCGCCGGATCCTGGACCGGCTGTTCGGCTATGAGATCTCTCCGGTGCTCTGGCGCAAAGTGGGCCGCGGGCTCTCCGCGGGCCGTGTGCAGTCCGTGGCGACCCGTCTGGTGGTGGACCGCGAGCGGGAACGGATGGCGTTCGTTCCGGCCTCGTACTGGGATCTCACCGGTGAGTTCGCCACGACGTCCGGTGAGCCCTTCACCGCGAAGCTGAACGCGGTCAGCGGTGACCGGATCGCCCAGGGCAGCGACTTTGACGAGACCGGTGAGCTGAAGACGTCTCGGCGCGACGTCGTCGTGCTCACCAAGGATGATGCCGAGTCCCTGGCCGAGGGGCTCACCGACGCTCCGTTCAGCGTGGACTCACTGGAGGAGAAGCCCTACAGCCGTCGCCCGCAGCCGCCGTTCATCACCTCTACCCTGCAGCAGGACGCGGCCCGCCGGCTGCGGTTCTCCTCCCGGGTGACGATGCAGGTGGCGCAGCGGCTGTACGAGAACGGCTACATCACCTACATGCGTA
The sequence above is drawn from the Nesterenkonia populi genome and encodes:
- a CDS encoding type II secretion system F family protein, giving the protein MIPALAAGALAAVSILLLAPGGPRLDARLPGAAPRRRAPKNAEPGAGDVDAASLLDLTGALLAAGIGIEAALDRLARTVPGADPLGRMHRALAAGAGWQQASAHVEHHPQLALYCEHLSFSYATGAPSARMLEAAAAQARARQRHEAERAAGELGVKMMLPLGACFLPAFILLGVVPVIISMLPETLGL
- a CDS encoding PIG-L deacetylase family protein, translated to MSDALALFDDADVRRVLCVVAHPDDMEYGGSAAAARWAEHGIEVSYLLLTAGEAGMREELPSEVAVLRAEEQRAACAEVGVKDLVILDFADGALQADLVVREAIARHIRRVKPDVVLTQTWELEVSWGLNHADHRAAGLAAVDAVRDADNPWVFPHLAEQEGLKAWGASWLLSFGGEPTHLINVTGEPLERAVASLEAHEQYLAALGGDFDARGMLEGMMSAAARRGEDPSITHALGVAAYRM
- a CDS encoding DUF4031 domain-containing protein, translated to MTVYIDPPIWPAHETAFGHLISDFSLVELHTFAGAAGISPRAFDLDHYDVAAHHYERLVACGAVEVTGRDLARILRDSGLRIKHKDR
- a CDS encoding Rv3654c family TadE-like protein, translating into MRRGGAATPDEDGSGTVAAIGVIAGLMVLFAVVHLITAAAAAGAQAARAADLAALAAADTARGLATGDPCAAAEQVAVRNSAAVLDCRVGGEHETEVRVTVSVEAELLLLPAQLSMPGTRAERTSRAGPPEALQAGHVE
- a CDS encoding TadE family type IV pilus minor pilin; the protein is MSLAEDPGDRGSVTAEFALALPSIVAVLLLVLSLGSHGVQAVALESAAREAARELARGEPAAVVEEAAVRAAGDSVTVTLSPDGAYTRVLLTRPVRIAGLIEVSSVYEAEASALTEHVGGSGR
- a CDS encoding DUF4244 domain-containing protein, whose protein sequence is MKNTGWPAPLQREQAEDALKALHQDEDGLATAEYGIVMLAAVGFAGLLTVILTSDTVQGLLSSVVESALSH
- a CDS encoding DEAD/DEAH box helicase codes for the protein MLREAGLSADLGAEASSLRHLRTLPAREAVTAEWPDWVPGPLRAAYRQTGAPAPYAHQVQAAEALHAGRHMILATGTASGKSLATQLPGLAAILGAPAGAAAAAHPTGEAAVLYLSPTKALAADQLDSLRELAETVGAGGPAGGIRPEAYDGDTDPESRSWVRQHANFVLSNPDMLNAGILPNHRGWARFFARLRYVIIDEAHTARGIFGSHLALLLRRLRRVARAYGADPVFAGASATSGDPAASFARLIGEPSDGVTAVTEDASPHGAVDVYLWEAADAVGISGDRGAPVKRSLTVEAADLLTNLVVAGRRSLAFIKSRRGAETIARIAGESLSEVDASLTERVSAYRSGYLKEERRELERQLRSGQLLGVASTPALELGIDISGLDVVVIAGWPGTRASFFQQLGRAGRSGQRGAAFFIGGDEPLDSYLLAHPEAIFDRPVEDAVTDPSNPHVAAPHLLAAAQELPLTPADIEEAGLFAGLRWLAEALTQQGHLRRRPRGWFFNHDDASAASWVRLRSDGAGPYTIVNVEDGTVVGDMGAAQAQPQAHPQAVYVHQGRTYVVEELDLEQSTVLVAPANPPYYTQARETTTISVIETQRTEPWGGFSLCFGAVEVTSAVVGFQRKALGSSEVLSDEPLELPPSTLRTQAVWLTAAETTLQEGGVIVEHVPGALHAAEHAMIGLLPLLSSSDRWDIGGVSTALHADTELPSIFVYDGHPGGAGFAQRGFELAADWVRATAEAIEACGCSDGCPSCVQSPKCGSRNSPLSKQGALNLLRTALKHHDAEQAGEAGRPAWGHTRAVRGWG
- a CDS encoding homocysteine S-methyltransferase family protein, translating into MPAHTSLTERLDAGPVICAEGFLFELERRGYLTAGEFVPEVALEHPEALKSLHVDFQRAGSDIVQAFTYNGHREKMRVIGKEDLLEPLNRSALRIARDVADAEPGNFMAGNISNTNIWDPSDPAKQAEVRGMFEEMVGWAVEEGADLIIGETFYYAGEALAGLEVAKASGLPVVLTLAPMAFEEMADGVGVVETAQQLEQAGADVVGLNCFRGPETIMPWLRQIREKVSCHVGALPIPYRTTAEEPTFFSLSDVRATVPSPHGRTFPTALDPLFTNRYEIGAWAKEAYDLGVNYLGVCCGASPMHIREVAEAVGLTTEASRFSENMRNHFMYGSHDRLAENIAALGARA
- a CDS encoding GNAT family N-acetyltransferase translates to MGVELTDELVGTWVTGWARTHNYEVTHEGRVHTARPTGDSEAWEYVLYAPEEVELRKIASAVGKSPERLLTVIADPKDDVMGLRSIDGLELISDEEVIMIADMAHQDVEDPITPEDFTTSREDFGEWTLFTVHQGESTAARGRLAVVDGFAILDRIYTAPDYRRQGLGTFVTRALLALAHEQEVEHGLLVATHDGRELYEYLGWELVGDVHVFGAPGATDRRRPSHSQVDNI
- a CDS encoding rhodanese-related sulfurtransferase, coding for MSQSRIVLYYLFTPLSDPEAVKLWQRTLCEHLNLRGRIIVSEHGINGTVGGEMKAVKQYVKQTRAYAPFKGMEFKWSEGDVEDFPRLSVKVRPELVAFGVPGEVKVDESGVVGGGEHLEPEQVHELIDAKRRDGLEVTFFDGRNAMEAQIGRFKDAVVPDTQTTRDFIAELDSGKYDHLKDQPIVTYCTGGIRCEVLSALMKNRGFDEVYQIAGGIVRYGEAYGDAGCWEGELYVFDGRMNTRFSEDARTIGECTSCGGATSTFFNCMDRGCSTLRLYCERCAHIPETTRCENCAARLEADPADPNSGELGKPRRPHQASAASA
- a CDS encoding DUF7059 domain-containing protein codes for the protein MPETSPAPPSCSDLELIAALREDLAAANFTNDGVAQLLGTEAVGALDREQVVPGQLRILELLEDPSPQHGRNDAACAALTALWLVSVEVTAEQIDAALPRTRTQGLVRLGLAEITGPGPEDTAITPQEGPHAAPSEAARERRRVRPSADLRPYQVQGGEAAHDLWVTSDLSAHQVSGALPHDHVLGVGQASLTLAAGTHRRPVGSALDIGTGCGIQLLHLLDHAEHVVGTDVSERALVFARFNLLLNAPALSLDPHRLEDRVELLHGSLLEPAAGRTFDLVVSNPPFVITPRTGAAEEERYVYRDGGREGDTLMAELITGIPEVLNSGAAVQMLGNWEVPAAAQASASASTGTPSAAEAPDGDTFLRPRQWAERSGLSAWFIQRDLQTPPQYAETWLRDASEERDLAEYRRRYAAYLRDFEQRGVQGVGFGMIWLSKPRVGQEAWRRFEELTGEVQQPLGPVIGQTAARAAEDPESLLAHRLTVAGDVTEERYQRFGSEHPEVIIARQGAGLRRARPISSAAAGFMAASDGELAAGQIITAVCALTDADDDSLKAEVLDLYVDGYLNLYSEAQPPSSRTVAPK